The following coding sequences are from one Flavobacteriales bacterium window:
- the trpS gene encoding tryptophan--tRNA ligase, giving the protein MARILTGVQATGVPHLGNILGSIEPAVQLSKQAGNDTFLFIANMHSLTAIRDAELVRENTYSVAAAYLAFGYDTSRNTFYRQSDVPEVTELMWYLNCWTPFPMLQNAHSFKDKSSRLSEVNAGLFTYPVLMAADILLYDAEFVPVGKDQQQHLEMARDMAGSFNHQYGDTLVLPEAKISKEVMVVPGTDGQKMSKSYNNYINLFQTDKKLRKQVMGIVTDSTPLEEPKDPDTCNVVALYKLVASQDQIAEMEVNYRAGGYGYGHAKQALYEALVTRFEEPRCNYEELMADKAELDRQLTVGAEKARAVASATLARVRAAVGMD; this is encoded by the coding sequence GAGCCGGCCGTACAATTGTCAAAACAAGCGGGGAACGACACCTTCTTGTTCATTGCCAACATGCACTCGCTCACGGCGATCCGCGATGCTGAACTCGTTCGGGAAAATACGTATTCCGTAGCTGCGGCCTACCTGGCTTTTGGCTACGATACAAGCCGCAATACCTTTTACCGCCAAAGCGATGTGCCGGAAGTAACCGAGTTGATGTGGTATTTGAACTGTTGGACCCCCTTTCCGATGTTGCAAAATGCGCACTCGTTCAAGGATAAATCGAGTCGCTTGAGCGAAGTCAATGCAGGCTTGTTCACCTATCCGGTGCTCATGGCCGCCGATATTTTGTTGTACGATGCCGAATTTGTTCCGGTAGGTAAAGATCAACAGCAGCACCTCGAAATGGCGCGCGATATGGCGGGGAGTTTCAATCACCAATACGGCGATACGCTTGTTTTACCCGAAGCCAAGATCAGCAAAGAGGTGATGGTGGTGCCGGGTACCGATGGGCAAAAGATGAGCAAGAGCTACAACAACTACATCAACCTGTTCCAAACCGATAAGAAACTACGGAAGCAGGTCATGGGTATCGTTACGGATAGCACGCCACTCGAAGAACCCAAAGATCCGGATACCTGCAACGTGGTCGCTTTGTACAAGCTGGTGGCTTCTCAGGATCAGATAGCCGAAATGGAGGTTAATTACCGCGCGGGTGGATACGGTTATGGACACGCGAAGCAGGCCTTATATGAGGCCTTGGTGACTCGGTTCGAAGAGCCGCGTTGCAATTACGAGGAACTCATGGCCGACAAGGCTGAGCTGGATCGCCAGTTGACGGTCGGGGCGGAGAAGGCACGTGCCGTTGCAAGTGCTACACTAGCCCGCGTTAGAGCTGCAGTCGGAATGGATTAA